The Fusarium graminearum PH-1 chromosome 2, whole genome shotgun sequence genome includes a region encoding these proteins:
- a CDS encoding cutinase precursor — protein sequence MKFSIATALLAATASALPTAQDSALEARQLGGSTRNDLKNGNSGSCPGVIFVFARGSTELGNLGTLGPRVASALESKYGRNGVWIQGVGGAYTAGVGENALPRGTTTAAIREMVGHFNDANQKCPNAVIVAGGYSQGAALAAAAVTDVDAGIREKIAGTVLFGYTKNLQNRGKIPSYPEDRTKVFCNVGDLVCSGTLIVAGPHLLYQTDASGAAPRFLIQKADAALGATKA from the exons ATGAAGTTCTCTATTGCCACCGCTCTTCTCGCCGCTACGGCTTCTGCTCTCCCCACAGCCCAGGACTCTGCTCTTGAGGCTCGTCAGCTCGGCGGCAGCACCCGCAACGATCTCAAGAACGGTAACTCTGGCAGCTGTCCCGgtgtcatcttcgtctttgCTCGTGGCTCCACTGAGCTTGGCAACCTT GGTACTCTGGGTCCCCGAGTTGCTTCAGCGCTCGAGTCCAAGTATGGCCGAAATGGAGTTTGGATCCAGGGTGTCGGTGGTGCTTACACTGCTGGCGTTGGCGAGAACGCTCTCCCTCGTGGAACCACCACTGCTGCTATCCGAGAGATGGTTGGCCACTTTAACGATGCCAACCAGAAATGCCCCAACGCTGTCATCGTTGCTGGAGGATACAGTCAGGGTGCTGCTCTCGCTGCCGCCGCTGTCACCGACGTTGACGCTGGTATCCGCGAGAAGATTGCCGGTACCGTTCTCTTTGGATACACCAAGAACCTCCAG AACCGTGGCAAGATCCCCTCTTACCCTGAGGACCGCACCAAGGTCTTCTGCAACGTCGGCGACCTCGTCTGCAGCGGTACTCTCATCGTTGCTGGCCCTCATCTGCTTTACCAGACCGATGCTTCTGGCGCTGCCCctcgcttcttgatccaGAAAGCCGATGCTGCTCTTGGTGCTACAAAGGCCTAA